One genomic segment of Aliarcobacter cibarius includes these proteins:
- a CDS encoding diguanylate cyclase, which yields MTERQLVNIIKYSPILVLPLIIIIIFILEIINFKKSFEENYNRVSNYLIEKEEKLLEKNSTIAIEILEYNSTLNGQKIDGNIIFDLFKNINKKTNDYFFIFDTDGKVIVHSYLRHLEGQILKNSEVEHYKYATNKIIDKNNDSTYIEYYWQNPTTNKLEKKISFIRKIPHTNLIIGSGFYPNDLVKVAENQRDTLVKEYRKRLNGAIALASLMIIISMFLAKNISNKLVFAFENLNRSINKKEEELETLQKDIENKVITRTQKIEEDFKKMENIASVDALTKVYNRFAFFKELDKLKGKKFCLIMFDIDHFKDINDTYGHDIGDFVLKELCQVVNNKLRRGDIFTRYGGEEFIIIFPNSTIQATVSIANRIRKDIENHDFKKVPKVTVSLGVIEVKANTSQEVFLKNVDIALYKAKENGRNNAVIFEEE from the coding sequence ATGACGGAGAGACAGTTAGTTAATATAATAAAGTACTCACCTATTTTGGTTCTTCCTTTAATAATAATTATTATTTTTATATTAGAAATAATAAATTTTAAAAAAAGTTTTGAAGAAAACTATAATAGAGTTTCTAATTATTTAATAGAAAAAGAAGAGAAGTTACTTGAAAAAAATTCTACTATAGCTATTGAAATTTTAGAGTATAACTCCACACTAAATGGTCAAAAAATTGATGGAAATATAATCTTTGATTTATTCAAAAATATAAATAAAAAAACTAATGATTACTTTTTTATTTTTGATACAGATGGTAAAGTAATAGTTCATAGTTACCTAAGGCATTTAGAGGGACAAATCCTAAAAAATTCAGAAGTTGAACACTATAAATATGCTACAAATAAAATTATTGATAAAAATAATGATTCAACATATATTGAATATTATTGGCAAAATCCAACTACTAATAAACTTGAAAAAAAGATTTCTTTCATAAGAAAAATACCCCATACTAATCTAATAATTGGAAGTGGTTTTTATCCAAATGATTTAGTAAAAGTTGCAGAAAATCAAAGAGATACTTTAGTAAAAGAGTATAGAAAAAGGTTAAATGGGGCAATTGCTCTTGCTAGTTTAATGATTATAATATCAATGTTTCTTGCAAAAAACATTTCAAATAAATTAGTTTTTGCATTTGAAAATCTAAATCGTTCTATAAATAAAAAAGAAGAAGAGTTAGAAACTTTACAGAAAGATATAGAAAACAAAGTAATAACAAGAACTCAAAAAATAGAAGAAGATTTCAAGAAAATGGAAAATATTGCTTCAGTTGATGCTCTTACAAAAGTATATAATAGGTTTGCATTTTTTAAAGAGTTAGATAAACTAAAAGGTAAAAAATTTTGCTTAATCATGTTTGATATAGATCATTTTAAGGATATAAATGACACTTATGGTCATGATATTGGAGATTTTGTTTTAAAAGAACTATGCCAAGTTGTTAACAATAAACTTCGCCGAGGAGATATTTTTACAAGATATGGTGGAGAAGAGTTTATAATTATTTTTCCAAATTCAACTATTCAAGCTACTGTTTCCATAGCAAATCGTATTAGAAAAGATATAGAAAATCATGATTTCAAAAAAGTTCCTAAAGTTACGGTTAGTTTAGGAGTCATAGAGGTAAAAGCTAATACGTCTCAAGAAGTATTCTTAAAAAATGTTGATATTGCTCTATACAAAGCAAAAGAAAATGGAAGAAATAATGCTGTAATTTTTGAAGAGGAATGA
- a CDS encoding ABC transporter permease, producing MLLNALLIAIKEIRRNILRSILTILGIVIGVASVIAMVMIGDGTTAKVTENIEKLGSNMLNVRVGQEKRGAPRDDNSAKPFKNEDITAIKNEVANLKGVTAENSSMANVVFGNKSNSSLIVGTTNDYFVIKDWEVEQGRIFEESEVSSGKSVCLLGTTVVKNLFGDENPIGSTIRLKNFPCNVIGVLASKGASSFGRDQDEVVITPLKMYQRKIQGNLDVSTIIVSVMEEKYIEDAKAQITSLMQDRRAIKVGEADNFHIRDMKDILNTMTSTTKMLTYLLGSIAGISLLVGGIGIMNIMLVSVTERTREIGIRLAIGAMQSEVLMQFLIEAIVLSTWGGIIGIFMGLGIGYLAVGAFDLPYIINSQIILISFVFSTLIGVVFGYFPARKAARLNPIDALRYE from the coding sequence ATGTTATTAAATGCTTTATTAATAGCAATAAAAGAGATAAGAAGAAATATATTAAGATCAATTCTTACTATTTTAGGAATTGTAATAGGAGTTGCTTCTGTTATTGCTATGGTTATGATTGGAGATGGAACAACTGCAAAAGTTACAGAAAATATTGAAAAACTTGGAAGTAATATGTTAAATGTTCGAGTTGGACAAGAAAAGAGAGGTGCTCCAAGAGATGATAATAGTGCAAAACCTTTTAAAAATGAAGATATAACAGCAATAAAAAATGAAGTTGCAAATCTAAAAGGTGTAACAGCAGAGAATTCTAGTATGGCTAATGTAGTATTTGGAAATAAAAGTAACTCTTCATTGATTGTTGGTACTACAAATGATTATTTTGTTATCAAGGATTGGGAAGTTGAACAGGGAAGAATTTTTGAAGAAAGTGAAGTTTCTAGTGGCAAATCGGTTTGTCTTTTAGGAACAACAGTTGTAAAAAATCTATTTGGAGATGAAAATCCAATTGGCTCTACGATAAGGCTTAAAAACTTTCCTTGTAATGTTATTGGAGTTTTAGCTTCAAAAGGAGCTAGTAGCTTTGGAAGAGACCAAGATGAAGTTGTTATAACACCTCTTAAAATGTATCAGAGAAAAATTCAAGGAAATTTGGATGTTTCTACAATAATTGTATCAGTAATGGAAGAAAAGTATATCGAAGATGCAAAAGCACAAATTACTTCTTTAATGCAAGATAGAAGAGCTATTAAAGTAGGAGAAGCTGATAATTTTCATATAAGAGATATGAAAGATATATTAAATACTATGACAAGCACTACAAAAATGTTGACTTATCTTTTAGGTTCAATAGCAGGTATATCATTACTTGTTGGAGGAATTGGTATTATGAATATTATGCTTGTATCAGTTACTGAAAGAACAAGAGAAATTGGAATAAGACTTGCAATTGGTGCAATGCAAAGTGAAGTTTTAATGCAATTTTTAATAGAGGCTATTGTACTTTCAACTTGGGGTGGTATTATTGGAATATTTATGGGACTAGGTATAGGGTATTTAGCAGTGGGAGCTTTTGATTTACCATATATTATAAATAGTCAAATTATATTAATATCATTTGTTTTTTCAACTTTAATAGGAGTGGTTTTTGGATATTTCCCTGCAAGAAAAGCTGCTAGATTAAATCCAATAGATGCGTTGAGGTATGAGTAA
- a CDS encoding ABC transporter ATP-binding protein → MQNKEVLIEFKNVKKSYGIGANITYALNGVDLKIYKGEFVAIMGASGSGKSTSMNIIGCLDKPTSGEYLFDGVNVENLNLNQMAILRRNYIGFVFQGFNLLGRTSALENVELPLIYRKVPKEQRNKLAIEALKKVGLESVIKNTPAELSGGQQQRVAIARAIVTDPLLLLADEPTGNLDSIKSVEVMELLKKLNEELNITIIMVTHEEEMAAYASRVIYFRDGNIEDSLKKGFK, encoded by the coding sequence ATGCAAAATAAAGAAGTTTTAATTGAGTTTAAAAATGTCAAAAAAAGCTATGGAATAGGGGCTAATATAACATATGCATTAAATGGTGTAGATTTAAAAATTTACAAAGGTGAGTTTGTTGCAATTATGGGAGCTAGTGGAAGTGGAAAATCTACATCTATGAATATTATTGGATGTTTAGATAAACCAACTAGTGGAGAGTATCTTTTTGATGGAGTGAATGTAGAGAATTTAAATTTAAATCAAATGGCAATATTAAGAAGAAATTACATAGGTTTTGTTTTTCAAGGATTTAATCTATTAGGAAGAACAAGTGCTTTAGAAAATGTTGAATTACCTTTGATTTATAGAAAAGTTCCTAAAGAACAAAGAAATAAATTAGCAATAGAAGCATTAAAAAAAGTAGGATTAGAAAGTGTTATAAAAAATACTCCAGCAGAATTAAGTGGAGGTCAGCAACAACGTGTTGCAATAGCAAGAGCAATAGTTACAGATCCTTTACTTTTATTAGCTGATGAACCAACAGGAAATCTTGACAGTATAAAAAGTGTTGAGGTTATGGAGTTATTAAAAAAATTAAATGAGGAATTAAATATTACTATTATTATGGTGACACATGAAGAAGAGATGGCAGCTTATGCTTCAAGAGTAATATATTTTAGAGATGGAAATATTGAAGACTCCTTAAAAAAAGGATTTAAATAA
- a CDS encoding efflux RND transporter periplasmic adaptor subunit, with translation MSNLRNELNSYKSSNKSYKYISLIVVSLIVAILVYIFFPKEADKKIEYITSKVSKGDLTVLVSASGNIKPTNSVEIGIEVSGTIKEIFVDFNDEVEVGQVLAKIDTTKLEAQVESSMAALAIAKANQKESEVNLKNKKLLYDRTKKMFDSSNGKYPSKNELDDTKFSYEAALSSLEAAKSKVMQSESNLKNDKQNLEKASVKSSIKGIVLNKEVEIGQTLAATMSAPKLFTLAKDLTNMDLVVSIDEADVADIKEGLDVTFTVDAYANKEFKGKIKQVRLNPITTNGVVTYETVVSVDNPDLLLKPGMTANAKIITKNVRDQILIPNSALRFTPKVSNEQVTAKKATLAGPPNFQRPQDPKENKTKDGLASIYILENGNPKEVKVKVLDSDSKLSSINSKEIKIDDEVIISQKSQNAK, from the coding sequence ATGAGTAATTTAAGAAATGAATTAAACAGTTATAAAAGTAGTAATAAATCATATAAGTATATTAGTTTAATAGTAGTTAGTTTAATAGTAGCTATATTAGTTTATATATTTTTCCCAAAAGAAGCTGATAAAAAAATAGAATATATAACTTCAAAGGTATCAAAAGGTGATTTAACTGTACTTGTTAGTGCTAGTGGAAATATAAAACCTACAAATAGTGTTGAAATAGGTATCGAAGTTTCAGGAACAATAAAAGAAATATTTGTTGATTTTAATGATGAAGTTGAAGTAGGGCAAGTTTTAGCAAAGATTGATACAACAAAATTGGAAGCTCAGGTTGAAAGTTCAATGGCAGCTTTAGCAATAGCAAAAGCAAATCAAAAAGAGAGTGAAGTAAATTTAAAAAACAAAAAATTACTTTATGATAGAACAAAAAAGATGTTTGATAGTTCAAATGGTAAATATCCATCAAAAAATGAGTTAGATGATACAAAATTTTCTTATGAAGCAGCTCTTTCAAGTTTAGAAGCAGCTAAATCAAAAGTTATGCAATCTGAATCAAATTTAAAAAATGATAAACAAAACTTAGAAAAAGCTAGTGTAAAATCTAGTATAAAAGGAATAGTTTTAAACAAGGAAGTTGAAATAGGGCAAACATTGGCTGCAACTATGTCTGCTCCAAAACTATTTACATTGGCAAAAGATTTAACAAATATGGATTTAGTTGTAAGTATTGATGAAGCGGATGTTGCTGATATTAAAGAAGGATTAGATGTAACTTTTACGGTTGATGCTTATGCAAACAAAGAGTTTAAAGGAAAAATTAAACAAGTAAGATTAAATCCAATTACAACAAATGGAGTTGTAACTTATGAAACAGTTGTAAGTGTTGATAATCCTGATTTATTATTAAAGCCTGGAATGACTGCAAATGCAAAAATTATTACAAAAAATGTAAGAGATCAAATTTTAATTCCTAATAGTGCATTAAGATTCACTCCTAAAGTAAGTAATGAACAAGTTACAGCAAAAAAGGCAACACTAGCAGGACCACCAAATTTTCAAAGACCACAAGATCCAAAAGAAAACAAAACTAAAGATGGTTTAGCTTCAATTTATATACTTGAAAATGGTAATCCAAAAGAGGTAAAAGTTAAAGTTCTTGATAGTGATTCAAAACTATCATCTATAAATTCTAAAGAGATAAAGATAGATGATGAAGTCATAATTTCTCAAAAGAGCCAAAATGCAAAATAA
- a CDS encoding TolC family protein — protein MSKNLNILQEQAKVSMLKTDYEKQKTDYLPKIYFSTGLDYSNSGDTFSTTLKDTNKDDAGGNVALGLEMPLYDYNKSTKLEEAKLEVLKQKAFVNDVKNEESNNFETLLTKIDTYKKHIKTIEDNIKLYDELIKANEISNQAGMTSMYDLDILRNTKEINLYDLKINDISILQQYVKLHFQTRN, from the coding sequence ATGAGTAAAAATTTAAATATTTTACAAGAACAGGCAAAAGTTTCTATGCTTAAAACAGATTATGAAAAACAAAAAACAGATTATTTACCTAAAATATATTTTTCTACAGGATTAGATTACTCTAATAGTGGAGATACTTTTTCAACTACTTTAAAAGATACAAATAAGGATGATGCTGGTGGAAATGTAGCTTTAGGTTTAGAAATGCCTTTGTATGATTATAATAAGTCAACAAAACTTGAAGAAGCGAAACTTGAAGTATTAAAACAAAAAGCTTTTGTAAATGATGTTAAGAATGAAGAATCAAATAATTTTGAAACTCTTTTAACAAAGATTGACACTTATAAAAAACATATAAAAACAATTGAAGATAATATAAAGCTTTATGATGAGTTGATAAAAGCAAATGAGATCTCAAACCAAGCTGGAATGACTTCAATGTATGATTTAGATATTTTGAGAAACACAAAAGAGATAAATTTATATGATTTAAAAATAAATGATATCAGCATTTTACAGCAGTATGTAAAACTTCATTTTCAAACAAGAAATTAA
- the exbB gene encoding TonB-system energizer ExbB — protein MQDVENLKHLVDYGVIALLIVMSFIAVFFFIERIIFYKRIDVKSYKTKKSLDVALTKHLTIIGTIASNAPYIGLLGTVLAIMLTFMTMGSGGDIDASKIMESLALALKATAVGLVVAIISMVLYNILSRFAEVLESQYETTEV, from the coding sequence ATGCAAGATGTAGAAAATTTAAAACATTTGGTTGATTATGGAGTAATTGCTCTATTAATTGTTATGAGTTTTATTGCTGTTTTCTTTTTTATAGAGAGAATAATTTTTTATAAAAGAATTGATGTAAAATCTTATAAAACAAAGAAATCATTAGATGTTGCACTTACAAAACATCTTACAATAATTGGAACTATTGCTTCAAATGCACCATATATTGGTCTTTTAGGAACAGTTTTAGCTATTATGCTTACTTTCATGACTATGGGAAGTGGTGGAGATATTGATGCTTCAAAAATTATGGAGAGTTTAGCACTAGCACTTAAAGCAACAGCAGTTGGTTTGGTTGTTGCTATTATTTCAATGGTTTTATATAATATACTAAGTAGATTTGCAGAAGTTTTGGAGAGCCAGTATGAAACTACAGAAGTATGA